The following coding sequences lie in one Rutidosis leptorrhynchoides isolate AG116_Rl617_1_P2 chromosome 6, CSIRO_AGI_Rlap_v1, whole genome shotgun sequence genomic window:
- the LOC139852580 gene encoding uncharacterized membrane protein At4g09580-like translates to MEQEQLVRSNDDNIKNGKQIKKSASSKFPLTFLEMAGASGVVLCFAVGLAGVYLTLPESDYSFLKLPKTIEDLHILRDHLESYTSDYTMQVLVGYCTVYIFMQTFMIPGTVFMSLLAGSLFGVFKGVALVVFAATAGASSCYFLSKLIGRPLILSLWPDKLVFFQDQVAKRRSGLLNYMLFLRVTPTLPNTFINVASPIVNVPYHIFLLATSIGLIPAAYVTVRAGIALGELRSIGDLYDIHSIGTLFLIGLISITPTLITNKNKPS, encoded by the exons ATGGAACAGGAACAGCTTGTGAGATCAAATGATGATAATATCAAAAATGGGAAACAAATTAAAAAATCAGCATCATCAAAGTTCCCATTAACCTTTCTTGAAATGGCTGGTGCATCCGGCGTCGTTTTGTGTTTCGCCGTTGGTCTCGCCGGCGTTTACCTAACCCTACCGGAATCTGATTACAGTTTCCTTAAACTCCCAAAAACTATTGAAGATCTCCATATTCTCAG AGACCATCTAGAGAGCTATACAAGTGATTACACAATGCAAGTTCTGGTCGGGTATTGCACAGTCTACATCTTCATGCAAACATTTATGATTCCTGGAACCGTATTTATGTCATTACTTGCAGGATCCCTTTTTGGGGTCTTTAAAGGAGTAGCACTCGTCGTTTTTGCCGCCACTGCCGGTGCATCTTCTTGCTACTTTTTATCAAAATTGATAGGCCGGCCCCTTATTTTGTCTCTTTGGCCCGATAAGCTGGTTTTCTTCCAAGATCAG GTGGCAAAAAGGCGAAGTGGACTGCTGAATTACATGCTTTTCCTTAGAGTGACTCCAACTTTGCCAAATACGTTCATTAACGTTGCCTCGCCAATAGTTAACGTACCGTATCATATTTTCTTGTTGGCAACTTCCATCGGGCTTATTCCTGCTGCTTATGTAACCGTCAGG GCTGGAATAGCTCTTGGTGAACTACGGTCGATTGGGGACCTGTACGACATACACTCAATAGGCACCTTATTTCTGATAGGTCTCATATCAATTACACCTACATTGATAACCAACAAGAACAAACCTTCTTAG